AGAGACGTTTTTATAGCCTTTAAGATAGGAGTATGCTATAAGCTGGGAAGTCCTAGTCTTATCAGTTCGGGAACACTGTAGTGAATAATTGGATCTACATAGTGGCTGTATGAGCCTAAACCACTCCTccgaatactccccgtgatatgtGCTGCCTACCGCATAAAAATGTGGCGTTCTAACATGCAGAGAGACGCAATATATCTAAACATCGCCAAAAAATCAAGCAGATCGGATATGACTTAATCGTCGACGATTTGACCTGAAGAAGTTGGAACTGGGAAGCCCCTCTCCCAGCTCAAGGATGATTAAAGTATAACATGTGAAGTCGAATTTGCACCTTATATAGTTGAAGGCGGTGGCTTGTTgcactattacatattctttacTTGTAGTGTTaatactgtctcgccttacacAACCTACCTGTGTACATCAAACTTTTTAGAAGCCAATTTGGCCTCCTTTTGGCCACGGAACGAAACTTAACGTCGAGTATATATACAAGATGTAGTAGATTTCGAATTCTGACGATATGTAAGGAGGACTTTTTATCGGTGAACGCAAAAACTTGTATCTTCTTAATAACCTTGAGAACTAGACTTAACCTTAACTGGACTAAATCTTGCCGGCGCAATTCCTTACAAACAGATTTTAAACACATCTTTGGTCTGGTTCTCATTGAAAATCGGTCGAGAAATGTTAGCACGTCTTGTGTAAGATGCATGCGTCTGTGCtttctgcatagcaatgaatgccgctgatttgcagcatagaTAGAGTTATAACGTTTTCTCGAGCAGTGTGAGACCATGACGTATGTATCGCAATCATCGAGTAATAATGGTTGACGGGAGGGGGCTGTGTTCTACTAGTTCAGTACACTAGACATCTGCTGCTATTTCTGAATCTGAGGAAGTTATAATGCATTACATTAAGAATTGActaccaaacagttaccatcaCTATTTATGGGTAAGCTTCGCATTAGGTAATTGTTGTGGCGTTTTACCTGGAGATTCGAGAAGAAAGTCTTTGTGATGTTCGCATCTGATTTTAGTATAGATTCAACTTTAGACCACACATAACAGTTCGATCTAATACCCCTCCGTTTCTGTGCCAGTTCAACAAGGTAAGAGAAGCAACAACTGCTGTGCGGCCATAAACCAGAAACGCGCGCGATATCGCTGCTtctattatttgtgtatgatAATTAATCTGCCTTTTCTTTTGACTAACTTATCTGAGTTGTCTACATTTTTACTTCGAAACTCTAACGTTGTCTCAACATTCTTCAAAAAAGTGGAGGTTAACTCATTTATGCATTATTTTAATGTGTTTCTACGAAATTTATATTTGCTCTTGAAAATGGATAAATTAGTcccattgaaaaaaaaaaaatctgatcaTGGCATCAATGCGTTTTGTGTTTTTACAACAACCGGTAAAACTAACAAAAGTGTTTTGGTGAATTGGAATtgaaaaaatactctaaatggCCATGGGAACTATGAAATGACAAGTATTTCTCAAGTGgcttaatgatttatttactattatttaccAAACAAATTTTAAGAGTTCTAATAAATTTTGAAGGGGGATTGTGTGGGAAGAGATTAAGAAGCTCTATTAGCCAAGAGTCATGACGTACTGCTATCTCTAAATGCATTGAAAAATaaggaaaaattaaataatacataaataaatcatcATAGGACCTCCTCTTCGTAAATCATCCAACCAATGGTGAAATCAATGTCTTGACACTATTTAAACCACTAATTGTATCCCTTTGCAGTTTGGAAAGCAGCACCCTGTATACAAATGGGTACGGCAACATGGGCGCTAATGTCGGGGACGTGGTGACGGGTCAGCCAATGAACAACAACCATTTGCCACAGACAGCGATCATTGGAAGAGAAATAAACGAGCTGCCTTTGCATGTCGATAAATTATATGAGGTAGGTAGTAGATTTTTAACCTTGTTAATAATAACAAAGAGTAGAATATTACATCAATATCTTTCGGAATAAGTACTATGTAAaatcacaataaataataaccAAATTCTGAATTTTCGGATAATATAGCAACTCAAATATCCTTTCGGTATACAATACAGTTGCTTTTCTTTGTGAACTGCTTACAGAAACTGAATaggtaaattaaaacaaattatttaatttccaGGTTTTCTCCAAATCTCTTATATTCAGAGATGACCAAGAACTGAAGAATGCAAGCACGAATACTCTAGACGAATACGAAACTAAGTCAGAACCAGACTATCTATCTGATAAGCCAAATAGAACCAAAGTATATTTCGAAGACGAAGTAGACTCGCCTGTAACAGACTTTGAAATAATGTTCAAAGATGAACTCTTAGCTAGTTATGATATGTTCAAGAttgaggaagaagaagaagaggatACGAAGAGCCAAGATACTGAAGAAGGTCTTACAATGAATGTTTCTGTTAAGAAACAAGACGTTATAAAACCAAGTACAATTACACTGAAAGATGAAACTAAAATTACCAAACAAACCCCTATTTACGAATACGACCCTGTTTCTGTTTTAACCCTGCCTTCTGCCTTTGGATTACCTAGAGTTGAAAGTGTTAAGAGTATTTTGAGAACAAACAGTGCAAAAACATTGGATCGTATTGACAGTGGAAGTAAATTAAGACCTTCATTGAGTAGAAATGAGAGCCTTAAGAATATAGACCCTCAAAAAATTACCAAAGTATTAGCAAGAGTGCCACATAGAAGTGCATCGTTCTTAAATATACCGGCACATTTAGCCCCAGAAAAACCACCGCTAATGAAAAGTAAATCTACGGTTGGAGTACCATCTTTAGCTGAAAGTGAATTGAAATTGAGCTCACTGCCAGatacacctattataaaaagcAATAACTTACCCCGTTTCTTCGCCGATACACCATCATCGATACCCGAGTATAAAGGTGAAACAAGTTTACAAAGCATCCAACAGAAAACTGCACTCAAGTTCAAAGAAAATGACTTTAGCATGCCCAGGTATTACGGAACGGTGAAAGCTGATCCAATCCCTGTACAAGAAAGTAAATCTATGCCGGATTTAAGAAATCCTATAACAACTGGTAAAGTAAGTAGCCGTCTAGCCAAATTTAGAGGTAAATTGAACCCATTAGTTATTCGAAAAAGTTCTGaagaaaaactttaatttaccgattattaataatttagttctTATGTAGCTAATTACGTTAATTTCTTAACTTATAAACAATTACTATTTGCGGCAATATCCAAGACGGTAAACGATAATATGTTACCATTGCAAAAAGTATCtatgtaaaatatacaatttaaaatggtattaataaattcaattatatataAGCGGTAACTATAGCTACATtgtgatataaattatatagcttataattatgtaattatctgtaaaatattgtattaaaacttaaatagaAATTCtgacattttaaatttggacataaaataataattatgacattttaagattattattatttcaataataatttattgcataTATTAGTAATCTACCTTTAGTACCTACTTATCATcgagtaattttatttttgtttaaactaACTTCagttagaatattttaaattatgttaatgatatttattttaataaaccaGTGTAAGATATTGTAAATGTTTgactaaataatattgtaaaatctaATTTTGTGGCTCAATGTACCTTTAtagaagttaataataaaaatgttaacatattatattatgttccttaacatattattattaagttaattttaatgaatattaattaatttttattatttttttagtgtcGTTGTATAGACGAGATGAATTTGactgtattaataatttatttgttaaatcaTAAATTTCAAGATTTGGAAAATTTCgaacaaatattagaaataaagaaTAGAAATAATAGAAAGAcagatattaaatattagtacAGAACTTATTATGAGCCACTAGTATCTCATAAGTTCTGTTAACCTCTGCGTTAGCAGTGTGAAAAGTAAATACTATATAATTGCTAATGCACGATATTACAACaattcagtaggtacctataatACATGCTTTAAAATTAATGCAAATAGTTTTCTCTGCAGTAACCCTAGCAGAATTCAGCTATTTTAGCAGAATTTCTCATTTCTAGAGGTCAGCAGATTATGTTGAAGTGTTGCAAAGTCTAGCCGGATTTAGCTAAATCATATTAGAAATCGTACCAAGCTTTCATAATGTTTATAGGACAAATTCCCCgaaaagcaatatttttttgtaattcttGTATTGGATTTctgatttattttttgttgcCTAGACTTATCTTTTCAGACGTTTGTACACTGCACACTTTTTGTCGTACCTAcagcatttttataatatttgcaaATGTTATGACTTCAAGATCACATACACAACTTTTTGTGCTGTCATCTGAGAAGTATGTGCAACGTGACTGATTGGTTCCGGCTAGTATGACGTCATACTCCTTCAGACTACGTCATACTCGGCCTACAACACATCAGAAATGAATTGATTATTGCATTATATCGAAGGATATATCACTTTCCATTCTAAAACACATTctccatataattaaatttaagttctTCTCTTCTTAATCCGATTTCTCGAAATCGtatcattcataattttaaaaattcattcaCGCCCAGTAATTAAAAGGaagacttataaaatattttactatcacattCCTCTTGTGTTTATTATAAGACAATTGTAATGTTAAGTATGTTTATtagtacttaaaaataataatatcgcaTAATGTCGTATCTAGTCAACAAACATAAAATcggtattataaataaaaataagttaaaattattcTTTGCTCAGCGCGAAGTTCGACTAAAGTCGAAcagattttcatattttaaattataaaaaccacCGTAACGTTAAGTTTTTCAAGTTACTTTATaagcaaaattaaatatatttaattaagagtCTTAATAATGTTACGATCATATCCCTttacatacaatattaaatCAACTAAAGCGTGCTATACACTCGATTTATCGATTTGAATGGTTTTGTAGTCG
This is a stretch of genomic DNA from Leptidea sinapis chromosome 15, ilLepSina1.1, whole genome shotgun sequence. It encodes these proteins:
- the LOC126968403 gene encoding uncharacterized protein LOC126968403, which codes for MLLTICKSCQSCLETMYWNCCEERFCFDKNIAKYNLESSTLYTNGYGNMGANVGDVVTGQPMNNNHLPQTAIIGREINELPLHVDKLYEVFSKSLIFRDDQELKNASTNTLDEYETKSEPDYLSDKPNRTKVYFEDEVDSPVTDFEIMFKDELLASYDMFKIEEEEEEDTKSQDTEEGLTMNVSVKKQDVIKPSTITLKDETKITKQTPIYEYDPVSVLTLPSAFGLPRVESVKSILRTNSAKTLDRIDSGSKLRPSLSRNESLKNIDPQKITKVLARVPHRSASFLNIPAHLAPEKPPLMKSKSTVGVPSLAESELKLSSLPDTPIIKSNNLPRFFADTPSSIPEYKGETSLQSIQQKTALKFKENDFSMPRYYGTVKADPIPVQESKSMPDLRNPITTGKVSSRLAKFRGKLNPLVIRKSSEEKL